A window of Melospiza melodia melodia isolate bMelMel2 chromosome Z, bMelMel2.pri, whole genome shotgun sequence contains these coding sequences:
- the RPL37 gene encoding large ribosomal subunit protein eL37, which translates to MTKGTSSFGKRRNKTHTLCRRCGSKAYHLQKSTCGKCGYPAKRKRKYNWSAKAKRRNTTGTGRMRHLKKVYRRFRNGFREGTTPKPKRAAVAASSSS; encoded by the exons ATG ACGAAGGGTACCTCGTCGTTTGGTAAGCGACGAAATAAGACACACACCCTGTGTCGTCGATGTGGGTCCAAGGCGTACCATCTGCAAAAATCGACCTGTGGGAAATGTGGTTACCCTGCTAAGCGTAAGAGAAAGT ATAACTGGAGTGCAAAGGCCAAAAGACGCAACACCACTGGTACTGGTCGCATGAGGCACCTGAAAAAGGTCTACCGTCGGTTCAG GAATGGATTCCGTGAGGGAACCACACCGAAGCCCAAGAGAGCAGCTGTTGCAGCCTCCAGTTCATCTTAA